Genomic window (Phycisphaeraceae bacterium):
GTTGTTGCATGGCAGCCTTATTGGCCGGATGCCTGAACTATCTTGCGAATGCACAACCCCATCTGAAGCATTTTGCACATGAACCGTTTTGGACCAATCACGATACAGAAACTCATATCGACCCCCATAACCACACATTCGAGCCAACTGCTCAATGGAGGTTGCACCACCATCAAACTGATACCATGGAGCGCGATTATTCTTGGAAACAGGATCAATATACTTGGTTTTTATAGCTGAGTACTTCGGCCCGTTCATCATTGACTCATACTCAGCAATGACTACTGAATGATCTTTCAGTGATGCGAATGACGACAAAACTGAATCATGCTCCAAGTCTCTTTTCACTACGATAGACTCAGACTCAGAACTACTTATTCTTTTGACTGCCCGCAACCCATCGCGCAATCTACAGTACGCGAACAATCTAGCCCTAACTTTCAAGTTCGCAGACAACATATACATCAGCATCAACTCTGCTTCGAATATCCCGCGAATTTGATAGGAGCATGTTTCAGTTGAGCCTGCTCGTACTAAAACTGAGCATGCATCAGCGCGCTCAATCATTGACCTATACAAAGAAAAAGGTGACGAGTAATAATCCGGTGCATTCCTGGGCATCAGCCAGCCATAAGCATTGCACGCTAAATCCACTGCGCTGTCAATGCAGTCTGAATATCGACCACAAAGGTTCAGATATACCTGATCTTCATTGTTGCGCATATGTAACAACGGCCTATGTTTAGGCTTGGTTTTAGCCATTATTGTAACTCCGGCAATGCTGATTACGGCGACAAGATCTGAACTTGGCCTCTCGCTACTGGCTTGCGCCGCTTCGCATTGCTCTTGAATGTCTGCTGACAGTTCAGGCACCAGTACGGTGTCATCACGCCACGACGACCGTTTGCCTGCGGCTTGGGCGGTGGCGGCAGTTGCTTCACACGATTCAGGAACTGGTTGTCATATCGCTGCTCAAAGAGCTGAAACTGCGGATCATTCTGTGTAAACGCGTAGTCGTTTTCGAGCAGATACTGGATCTGCGCGATGCGATCGTCCGGATTGGGATGGGTTGAGAGAATGTCCGGCTGACGACCACCACTCGAAGCAGCCTTGAGAATTTGCATAACGCGCAGCTGGCCGAGGGGGTTGTACCCCGCCTTTGTCATGTAGCGCACGCCGAGCCTATCCGCTTCGAGTTCCTCGTCGCGGCCGAACTTCAGCAGCACGAGTTGTCCACCAACCGAGAGCGCAGGAACGCCGACCTGCGCAGCACGATGCAGATCCGATCCTTCGTCAGCTGTACCAGCAACCACCACAGCGCCCATCACCAGTGCCTGGAGCAGCGTCGATGAACTCATGCGCTGGTTGCCATGCTGCGCAGTCACGTGCCCGATCTCGTGACCGATGACACCAGCCATCTCCGCCTCACTGTCGAGTTTCTCCGCGAGCCCGCGCGAAAAGAACACCTTGCCGCCCGGAAGTGCGAACGCATTGATGACAGGACTGTTAAGCAAAGTAAATGTCCACGGGATCTCGTCGTACCCGCCCTCGGCATACACAGCCATCGAGTTGCCAATGTTGGTCACATACTGCTGGAGTTTCTCGTCCGGGACCTGGCCGCCATATTCAGCGGTGAACTGCGGAGCAGCCTCAGCACCGAGCGCGAGTTCCTGATCCATGCTCATGAATGTGATAATGCGTTTACCAGTCGCCTCGTTGGTCGTGCACCCGATGAACGCGACAGCACCAACGACTGCAACTGCGAGCATCGCGAGACGAGACAGACCCGTTCGAACGTGTGTGTGTGTTGCCATACCGGATCATAACGCGCGTCATGCGTACCATCGACCATGACAAGTTCGGCACCCGCACAAACACCTTCCCCAACAACTGCCGGGTGGTCTGATGCCGAACTCAATCGTGCTGAAAATCCGCATGCGAACCCTGAAAAAGCTGCGAAGGTGAGATCCATGTTCGCAGCGATTGCGCGCAGCTACGACCTGAACAACCGCGTCCACTCGCTCTGGCGTGATCAGGCGTGGCGACGAGCCGCTGTGAAATCGGTGAACCTGAAACCAACCGACGATGTGCTCGACTGCGCCTGCGGCACGGGCGATCTCTCGCTCGCGTTTGCAAAGGCTGGCGCACGATCGGTCGTTGGTCTGGACTTTACACGCGAGATGCTCGACTACGCCGAGATCAAACGTGACAATGCCAACGCATCAAACACAACCTTCATTGAGGGAGACGCGATGCAACTCCCGTTCGATGACGCGTCGTTCGATGTTGTATCGATTGCGTTTGGCATCCGCAACGTTACTGATCCAACAAAGTGCATCGCTGAGATGTTCCGCGTGCTCCGTCCGGGTGGCAAGCTCGTCATACTTGAGTTTGATCAACCGAAGTTCGCGCCGATGCGATGGTTCAACTCGATCTACTGCGCCCACATCATGCCGGTGACAGCAACACTCATCAGCCGCGACAAATCCGGCGCATATAAGTACCTGCCACGCTCTGTGAGCACGTTCATGCAGCGCGAAACGATGCTTGCCAACCTCGCCAACGCCGGGCTTGCAGGCGCAAAGGCAGCATCGCTTACCTTTGGCATCTGCGCAATGTATCGTGCAGACAAACCAGTCTAACTATACCAGACCCACAGCCTGCGCATCACGATCACTCAGGACGGAGCCATCAGAACGCTCGCGCACTGTGCCATCGCGTTTCCACGAACGCTCGCACCGGGATTCTGCGCGCAAATCATGCACAACGTGCTCGGCTGCATTTGCGTCTACAGACACTCGCGACACGCCGAAGAAGTCTGCCAGATCGTTTGGATCAAGCGTTGACAGCGAGCCATTCGTATCTGCAAGCACGAGCCCTGCATCAAGCGGGTTGTCGAGATCGTTTGTCTGGCGGTATGTTTCGAGCACGCGGGCAGCATCCTCGTACACATCCCAGAACGCATCCCACGCGCCGTCTGTGCTGACATCGAACGACGGGATAAACTCGCGTAGATGCACGCAACGCTCTGTATTTGCTGCATCAACCTTCCACAACGAACGGAACGCTTCGTCAGCGG
Coding sequences:
- a CDS encoding M48 family metalloprotease, with the protein product MATHTHVRTGLSRLAMLAVAVVGAVAFIGCTTNEATGKRIITFMSMDQELALGAEAAPQFTAEYGGQVPDEKLQQYVTNIGNSMAVYAEGGYDEIPWTFTLLNSPVINAFALPGGKVFFSRGLAEKLDSEAEMAGVIGHEIGHVTAQHGNQRMSSSTLLQALVMGAVVVAGTADEGSDLHRAAQVGVPALSVGGQLVLLKFGRDEELEADRLGVRYMTKAGYNPLGQLRVMQILKAASSGGRQPDILSTHPNPDDRIAQIQYLLENDYAFTQNDPQFQLFEQRYDNQFLNRVKQLPPPPKPQANGRRGVMTPYWCLNCQQTFKSNAKRRKPVARGQVQILSP
- the ubiE gene encoding bifunctional demethylmenaquinone methyltransferase/2-methoxy-6-polyprenyl-1,4-benzoquinol methylase UbiE, translating into MTSSAPAQTPSPTTAGWSDAELNRAENPHANPEKAAKVRSMFAAIARSYDLNNRVHSLWRDQAWRRAAVKSVNLKPTDDVLDCACGTGDLSLAFAKAGARSVVGLDFTREMLDYAEIKRDNANASNTTFIEGDAMQLPFDDASFDVVSIAFGIRNVTDPTKCIAEMFRVLRPGGKLVILEFDQPKFAPMRWFNSIYCAHIMPVTATLISRDKSGAYKYLPRSVSTFMQRETMLANLANAGLAGAKAASLTFGICAMYRADKPV